A stretch of DNA from uncultured Pseudodesulfovibrio sp.:
ACCCTTAAAAAAAACCCACACTAGAAGAGAAGATAGGCTCCAAATTTAAGTTGCACTACGTAGCCAATGACGAGATTTAGGAAAATAACCATGTCAGGTCATTCGTTAGATTTCATTTTATTCACAAAACAAGATCCAATAAAATTCCTTTAAATCAGCACATTCGAATTAGGGCCCACTACGAAGTAGAGAACGCATTTCATCCTGATGCCCTGCAAAGGCAACCTCTGTTGGCTGCGAATCAATCTACACTTTTTCCGAAAAGAAATAATTTCAGCTCATTGGAATTAACCCTCACCTAAAAGAGAAGAACACTTCCGGTGACACCTGAGCTCGACTGTCTGCACACCAGCCAGATCCAGGCTCAGTTCACATACATTCCTTTTGGTCAGGCGGGATAGCCATAGCGCGTCCCGCCTTTTTCTATGCACGGCCCAATACGGCCACAAACAAATGGAGGACTCATATGCGAGTTCATACAAAGACCTCTTTCAGGTTCGGCAAGTGGCTGAAAGCCTGCTCAAACGGGCTTTCCATGAAGAAACGATCCAAGACACTACAAAGATGGCTTCAGCAGATTAAGAGCTTTTGTAGCGACTTCCATGATGAAACCAAGACTGCACTGCACGACTGGAAGCAAGGTCTCGGACAGAAAGGCAGGAAAGCGCTTCGGGTCTCCTGGGAATTCATCATCCCCAAACGGACAGCTTGGAGGAAAGGATGAATAGCAAGCTGAAAGCACCTTCGCTGGACACGTTGTTGAAGACTGAATTCCCGCCACGAGAACACTTGCTCAAGCCGTGGCTTCGAGACGGTGAAAGCGCCATGATCTACGCCCCTCCTGGTGTCGGCAAGTCCATGCTGACACTGACGTTGGCTTTGGTCATCGCTGGAGGTGGTGAGTTCATGGGCTGGAAAGCCATCAAGCCACGCCGGGTATTGTTCGTAGACGGAGAAATGCACATTCAGGACATCATCGAACGAGCCAAGATCCTTCTACCGGGATTGAATCTCGACGAAGAGCTGACTGGCCAAAACATCACCGTTCTTGCTCGGCAGTATCAAAGACCAGACGCAGACTTCCCAGACCTTGCGTTGGAGGAAGGACGTGAGTTGATGCTGGATCTTGCAACGATGGATGAAAAGACAAACCCATACCACATTGGGAACTATGACCTTGTGATCCTCGACAACCTCTCGACCTTGGCATCCATCAAGGATGAGAACGACGCAGGAGACTTCAACGAGGTTCTTCAGTTCCTGATGAAGCTCAAGCAGGCAAAGGTGGCTTGTATTCTAGTTCATCATTCGAACAAGAACGCAAACAACTACCGTGGATCTTCAAAGCTTGCCACGACCTTCGAAGTCATCCTCGGCCTCAAAGCGGTTGAGTCGATCCAATCGAATGGCACGTCTTTCAGGCTGTGCTGGGACAAATTCCGGTGCCCGAGAGATGAGACCATTCAAGAACGGGAAGTGTGGCTGGAACCCAACGAAGACCTGGGCGCTCTTTGGAACTCACGACAGTCAAAGGACGACCAGATCCAGACCATCATCAATATGCTCAAGACATTGGAGTATCCGACTCAGGATGCACTCTGTGAAGCATTACCGTTCGAATGCAGCAAGTCGAAGATGTCCAAACTGAAGAGCCAGGCCATTGCCAATGGCTTCATCAGCAAGAAAGAATGGAATGAATTGCTGTCTATGGCTGCGGAGAGTCAGAAGCAGGTAGACGAGGAAGAAGACTATTAGTTGCGACTCAGCGAGTAAGAGTAACTCGCTGACCGCACCTATCTTCCCTACCTTCTTTCAGTTTCCAGTTTCTTTACCCTTATAGGCCGGAAACTGGAAACTACTCATCCCTTGTCCCTTACCCATCCCATCAACGCCTGATTAGCAGGCACAAACTACAAGGAGGTCGCATGTCGACACCCTCATGGCTGCGTCTTGCTCAATGCAAATCTGCAAGGCGCACTTGCGACGTCCCCGGCTGTTTCAGAACTGTACAGAAGTGGGGACGCTATTGTGATGCACACGATGACCGTTGTCAGCGTACAGGAGATCCCAGAGGTCATACTGTGACCAAAGGCGAACTCGCTCCTTACCTGTCGTCGGTTTACCGTTTCCTTAATGAGAACGGAGACCACCAGGCAATTAGAGGAGCGTATGACGTACTGGATCGTCTGCTCCAATCTGCTCAGCCTCGACGAGTCTGGTCTGGCAGCAAGTCAGCCTGGGAACGCACAAACAACTGGTTGGTTCACCTTCGGGAAAGCCATGTCGAGCCGAAGGACATGATGGCAACCCTCGTCGCCATGTTCCTTTATCAGGAGCTAACTCCAGAGTCCTTCAGGAGCGACAAGCACTTCAGGCATCAAATGGTGGTCAGGCTGTTACGTCTGGCACCAACACGACGAGATCCATTCACACACCGCAGAAAGGATCGCATCACCGTAGGCGTTCGGGATTTCCTTTCCGAGCGCCTTTGTCATTCTAAGCTCGGCGCACTGGCGCTGAGGGTCGCTAAACATATCGCGCGGGATGAAAACCAGAAAAAGGAGTTCCTGCGCTGCGACATTGACGGATATCACGTCCCCTTTAACTACAACTAAAAAACACAAGGAGCTAAAACGATGAACAACAATATCACCTTTACCAACGACTGCGAACTGACTGACATCCTGATTGCTACTCTGGAAAATGAGTATGAAGACTATGACCACAAAATGGAAACACTCTTGGACTGGTGCGAGCAAGAAACCGGACTTCAGCTTGAGTGCATTACTGAATACGCAGAAGTTATCGTCAAATCGACTATGGAGTCTCGCCGTGGATTGTGCGAACGGATGAATGAGTTTATGCCGAAGATTCAGTTGCTGGACGACCTTCATACAGCCTACAGGAAGGAAGAGGAACGCCTGAAAGGCGAACTGGACTTCTCCGACTTTGATGAGGTCGTTTCAGTCTTAACAGCGCTGGAATATGTCAAACAGACTGATTCTGAATTGGCCGCTGAGGCTTTTGGCGCATTCTGCTCAACGGCACCTGGCGAAGTCAAAGAAATGATCGACGACAAATTCGCAGAGCTGTTCCCTGGAATTCAGCCTACCCACCACGATTCCGAAGGCAATGTATTCTACTCACTTGGTAATGTAGCCAATGAGCTGAACCTCTCAGTCGAAGAGGTCGATACGATAATTAACAAAGGTGAGATCGCGCTGATCGACGGCAGCAAGCTGTCTACTATCTCAACCAACAATTAAACCAAAGAGGGGCGAGGGCCGTTATGTCCTCCCCCTCGTTTTCTATCCCCAGCATATTTTGCCACAAAAATCTGAGCGCCTTTTCGATATATCAATCAGCGCGTTTCCCCCCCATACCCTGCCTTCGCTTCTATACGTTCCCAAGACATCTCAACCTGCTGCTTTTCCGAATAATCCCTCTTATCAATCTTTACTTCTAGCCACTTGACAAGCTGCATTATTTTTTTGTTTATCAAATTGCCAAACGAACGTTATGCAGATTGAAAAGGAGTAAGTCGTGGAAGGCAAGTTCGTATCGTACCTGCGTGTCAGCACAGAAAGACAAGGGAGAAGTGGTCTTGGCATTGAAGCCCAGCGTAAGTCTGTTGAAGACTATTTGAATGGTGGTCAGTGGGAACTTCTTGAAGAGTACGTCGAAGTTGAAAGCGGAAAGAATGATGACCGTCCTGAACTGAAGCAAGCTCTTGAGCATTGTGATTTGACTGGAGCAACACTCCTCATCGCAAAGCTCGACCGCCTGTCTCGTGACGCATACTTTTTGCTCGGTCTTCAACGTTCTGGCGTCCGCTTTGTATGTGCCGATATGCCTGAAGCCAACGAGCTTACAGTAGGTATTATGGCTTTAATGGCACAAGAAGAGCGCAAGCGGATCTCTGAGCGAACAAAGGCTGCTCTGGCTGCTGCAAAAGCCCGAGGTGTTAAGCTAGGTAATCCGAAGGGAGCTGAACACCTCCGAGGTATTGGAAATGATCCTGCTGTCAAAAAGATCAAGGCCAATGCTAATCATCGTGCGGAACGGCTTCGTGGTCAGATTACCAAGCTTCTCGAACAAGGAATCACCAGTGCCAATGGGATTGCGACTGAGCTGAATCGAAACAGCATCAGAACACCTCGTGGAGGCCAATGGTATGCGGCTAGTGTGCAACGATTGATGAAGCGTTTGGAGTTAACTTAAACAGCATTTCCGCTTTTTTTCACGCGTCTATCCAAGGACGACCCGTGCTTGACTGAAACGTCACCAAGCGGGTACACAAGCAGAGAGTATACGCCCACGAAAACCACGAAGAATGTCACATAGAATCAATCGGTTAGGCGAGGTGCAAAAACATACTCCCACCCTCTCCGCCACATTTCAGTCTCAAGACGTATAAAGAGACACTAAAAACCCCGTAACCACGGGGTTTTTTGTTTTCTCAGTAGTCTCATAAGGTAAAATAGGGTCTGTTGACATATTGGGGCAACTGGGGGCAATAATGGGGGCAAATAGAGAAATGTTGCCCCAAAAGCCCAGGAGTTGCCCCATGCCTTTGACCGATGTTTCTTGCCGAAATGCCAAGCCCAAGGAGAAAATCTACCGTCTTTTCGATGAGAAAGGGCTCTATCTTGAAGTCTCCCCACGTGGGGGCAAGTGGTGGCGCTACAAGTACCGTTTTGGGGGCAAGGAGAAGCGGCTCTCTCTGGGCACCTATCCCGATGTGAGTTTGTCCGAAGCCCGGAATAAACGCCGCGACTTCCGCAAGCTGCTCGACAACGGCCAAAACCCCTCTCGGGTTCGCCAGGAGAAGAAAGCGCTGGAACGTGCCGAGGGTGAAATCTTCCAGACTATCGCCCTGGAGTGGTTCGACCGCTACAAGCACACGTTTTCCAAGCCCTACGGCAAATCCATAATCCAACGTCTTGAAAAGGACATATTCCCCTGGCTCGGACACCGAGCGATCAGGGAGTTGACCCCGCCTGAAATCCTCGCCTGTATCCGTCGCATTGAATCCAGGGGCGCGGCTGAGACTGCCCGGAGGCAGATGCAGAAGGTCGGGCAGATAATGCGCTTTGCGGTCGCTACTGGCCGTGCTGAGCGCGATCCTACAAGGGACCTGCAAGGCTCCGTCCCTCCTCCTGAAAGGAAGCATTTTGCGGCGATAACAGATGTGCGCGAAGTGGGCGCATTGCTGAACGCCATAGACGGCTATCACGGCCAGCATGTGACCCGCTGCGCCCTGCGACTTGCCCCCCTGCTCTTCGTGCGTCCTGGCGAACTCCGCAAGGCTGAATGGACAGAGTTTGAACTGGAAGGCAAGACACCCACCTGGAGACTTCCCCCCGAAAAGATGAAGATGCGCCGCCCCCACCTTGTGCCGCTCTCTCGGCAAGCCGTTGACGTGCTGGAGGACCTCTACCCCCTGACCGGATCGGGAAAGTACCTGTTTCCTGGCAACCGTGGCGACAAGCCTATCAGCGCGAACACCTTGAACGCGGCCTTACGCTATCTTGGGTACACCAATGAACAAATGACCGCCCACGGCTTCCGGGCTATGGCCTCCACCCTCTTGAACGAAACGGGCTGGGAACCGGATGTAATCGAGGCGCAACTGGCCCATACCCCGAAGAACGCCATTCGGGCAGCATACAACAGAAGCCAATACTTGCCCCAGCGCCGCGAGATGATGCAGGCTTGGGCGGACTTCCTCGACAAGCTGAAAAATGGCGTAGACGGCAAGGTGGTGCCGATTTTCAAGCAAGCATAAAGCCCATACCGGGCAAAAATAAGCGGCCCTGCCGGGGTGGTAGTAGCACCCCGCAGAGCCTAACCACTGACCTAACTGGAGGTCTATCATGGCTGAGAAAAAGGTAGTTCAATCCCCCACCGCTGGCAACGGTATTTCCGAGCATGCACTTGAGCAAAGTTGCCTTGAACATGCTCACGAGATTGGAGAGATCGGGCATGCAGTCAATGCCATCAGTGAATTGCTCGACAACATCAGCGACAGAACGGGCAATGAGTCTTATAGCCAGGTGTTCGGCTCGGCTTACATGCTCGCTTCCCTTGGAAAGAGACTTTCCGACCTCGCAAGCGAGGTTGACGACATGCCGAGAAGATTCCGGGCAAAGGAGGTTGGCCATGAGTAGCGAACAACCCATTGAAAGCGAGCGCAAAAACTTGACTCCTACGACCCCCATCAAGTGCGGGGATAGCGAACCGAGCTTAAATCAATTGGTGGACAGAAACAGGGAACGTTCGGGCGTCCTTGCTGATTTTCTGATATATTTGGGAGAAAGCGGCCACCTGCCACTCGATGAAACAGTTACCCATTTGTGGCGTCTTGCCGAGGAATGCAACAACGACCTGCGAGCTTTGCAAGCCGCTTTGAAGTAACGAGTCAAACAAAGCGCCCCGCCTTCGGCTGGGGCAGCATAGATTTCACGCCCTAGCCCGGGGATAGCTACCCCGGACGAAAGCCCCGGCCTCCCGCCGGGGTTGGGCGTGACGCAAACGGGAGAAGGCCACGGGAGGGCCTATGGAATTTTTCACCGATACCGCAGAAATCGAACATGTAATGAATCTTTTGCGAGAAGAAATCAGGATAGGAGCTTTAGGAGACATAACCCCCCTAATTGATCGTATCATCCTCTCTCTCCAGACCCATGTGAAAGGGTTCAAGAATCTAGAGGAATATTCCCTTTTCATGGATTGCCAATCCTGTTCAGATGTTTTGCACTACAGCCCTTATTTTAAATACGATGACACGAGAGCAGCGGCAGATGCCTTGTGTACTCTTTTCTTTATGAAAGAAGATGCAAAGACCGAGAATCAAGACGACCTCTTTTCTCAGGTTCCGGAATTGGAGCAAAGGCTCAAGAGCGTATTGCTCTACAAATTCCAAGGACCGAGCGTGGCCGCTTCAATTTTGAGAAGCAAACGCCCCCCTCAGAGTAAAAAATTAGAAGGCGTATTCGCCTTTGCTTGTCATTGTGTCGACAACATCGGATTCGATGTAACACCAAAACGTTGCTGGGATTCATTGGGAGAGGACGAAGAATGGCGTTATCGAGACAAAAGCGGCAACGAAATAGCTGTTTGGCTAAATGGTAACAATATTTGCCAGTCAATTTCTGGGCGAGAACCCTCTGAAATAACAAAGAATTCATTCAGAAAATATTTAACCGAGGCCAGGAAAATTCTGAATATAGATAAAAAATGATTCGGCGGTTGCGCAGATAACGACGAACTGCGCACCCAGTCTCATATAAAACCCTCATGTCAAACCGAGTCGTACTCTGGCTCAAATGATATGGAGGCTTTTTATGGCATTGAACAATCCCGCTATGCCCACCGCTGGCTTTCTTCGAGCCAAGCAACTTCTCCAATTTATCCCAGTTAGTAAGGCCACCCTCTGGCGTTGGGTCAAAGACGGCCAATTCCCGGCTCCTACCAAGCTAGCAGAACGCACAACGGCATGGGATGTCGCTTCCGTCCGAGAGTGGATGGAGGAGCGCACCAAGGAAGGCAAGGCGGCTTAAATGGCTACGCCAAACCCTTACCACGTTGCCGCTAAAACGAAACTCGAAAGCCTTTTCTTGGACGGCTATTCGTTCGACGATGCGATCAGAATAGCCCAGGAGTGGACCAAAGAGACAGATAGCGAGATTGACAGCGATATTTTTATGAATCTCGCTGTCGAAGCAGAGCAGAAAGTTCTCGCTGAACGCTCCATGCTTCAAGATAGCTCAAGGTTTCGGCTTGTACCTCTTGGCGAACTCCTGACGGCCCCAAAGCCCACGGAATGGCTCATTCGTGACTACCTAGAAGCTCAAAGTCTGGCTTGCTTGTTTGGAGCATCTGGCTCCATGAAAACATTTGTGGCTCTCGATATGGCCTTGTGTTGCGCCGCTGGCCTTCCTTGGCATGGCGTGAACGCTCCGCTCCCTGGTCCGGTTGTGTATGTGGCTGGCGAGGGATCCAGGGGCCTCTCGAAGCGCATCCAGGCTTGGCTTGTAGGGCATGGCCAGGTAGCTAATACAATCCCATTCTTTGTGGCTTCAGCTGGCGTTGAAATACGTGACCCCGAAAGCTTGAATGAAGCGATGAGCGCGATAAACTTTCTTGCCTCTTGGCACGGCAGCCCCCGCTTGATTGTTCTGGACACACTCGCCCGTTGCTTCGGTCCAGGGGACGAAAACTCTACCTCGGACATGAGCGGGTTTGTGGCTCGCCTGGACGAACTGCGCTCGATGTTTGGTTGTGCCGTCCTCGTGGTGCATCACACCGGGCTCAGCGAGAAAGAACGAGCACGGGGAGCTTCCTCCTGGCGGGCGGCCCTGGACATGGAATATCGCCTGGACAAGCGCGATGACCTTAGAATCCTGACCTGTACCAAGTGCAAGGACTTCGAGCCCCCGCAGAACATAGCCTTCACCTATGAGCAGATGGAGACGGGCTGGGCCGATGAAGAAACCGGAGCGCCCATTACTTCGGTTGTCCTGCACAAAACAGATTCCGACGTTTCCAAGGTGGCGAAACAGCGGCCATTGACCGGGGCAAAGAAGATCGCGCTTGATACTCTCTGCCAGTGTTGCAACCCCGGAGGGTGGACACACATAGATGAATGGCGCGATGCCTGTTACGGCGCTGGAATCACTCCATCCAGCTCTCCAGACACCAAAGGCCGGACATTCAGACGAGCGGTTAGCGACCTGCGCGACCTCGATTTAATCCACGTCAAAGGCGACTTCTATTGCCCATCCGGACAAGCGGACAAGTCCCGGGCATGTCCGGCTTTGTCCAGTTGTCCTAATCCGGACGGACACGGACACACCCCTTTAGGGGTGTCCGGTTGTCCGGTCAAAGGAGAGGCAGCTTGAAAATCGTCCGCGAC
This window harbors:
- a CDS encoding AAA family ATPase, with protein sequence MNSKLKAPSLDTLLKTEFPPREHLLKPWLRDGESAMIYAPPGVGKSMLTLTLALVIAGGGEFMGWKAIKPRRVLFVDGEMHIQDIIERAKILLPGLNLDEELTGQNITVLARQYQRPDADFPDLALEEGRELMLDLATMDEKTNPYHIGNYDLVILDNLSTLASIKDENDAGDFNEVLQFLMKLKQAKVACILVHHSNKNANNYRGSSKLATTFEVILGLKAVESIQSNGTSFRLCWDKFRCPRDETIQEREVWLEPNEDLGALWNSRQSKDDQIQTIINMLKTLEYPTQDALCEALPFECSKSKMSKLKSQAIANGFISKKEWNELLSMAAESQKQVDEEEDY
- a CDS encoding recombinase family protein, whose amino-acid sequence is MEGKFVSYLRVSTERQGRSGLGIEAQRKSVEDYLNGGQWELLEEYVEVESGKNDDRPELKQALEHCDLTGATLLIAKLDRLSRDAYFLLGLQRSGVRFVCADMPEANELTVGIMALMAQEERKRISERTKAALAAAKARGVKLGNPKGAEHLRGIGNDPAVKKIKANANHRAERLRGQITKLLEQGITSANGIATELNRNSIRTPRGGQWYAASVQRLMKRLELT
- a CDS encoding integrase arm-type DNA-binding domain-containing protein, with the protein product MPLTDVSCRNAKPKEKIYRLFDEKGLYLEVSPRGGKWWRYKYRFGGKEKRLSLGTYPDVSLSEARNKRRDFRKLLDNGQNPSRVRQEKKALERAEGEIFQTIALEWFDRYKHTFSKPYGKSIIQRLEKDIFPWLGHRAIRELTPPEILACIRRIESRGAAETARRQMQKVGQIMRFAVATGRAERDPTRDLQGSVPPPERKHFAAITDVREVGALLNAIDGYHGQHVTRCALRLAPLLFVRPGELRKAEWTEFELEGKTPTWRLPPEKMKMRRPHLVPLSRQAVDVLEDLYPLTGSGKYLFPGNRGDKPISANTLNAALRYLGYTNEQMTAHGFRAMASTLLNETGWEPDVIEAQLAHTPKNAIRAAYNRSQYLPQRREMMQAWADFLDKLKNGVDGKVVPIFKQA
- a CDS encoding AlpA family phage regulatory protein; the protein is MPTAGFLRAKQLLQFIPVSKATLWRWVKDGQFPAPTKLAERTTAWDVASVREWMEERTKEGKAA
- a CDS encoding AAA family ATPase — its product is MATPNPYHVAAKTKLESLFLDGYSFDDAIRIAQEWTKETDSEIDSDIFMNLAVEAEQKVLAERSMLQDSSRFRLVPLGELLTAPKPTEWLIRDYLEAQSLACLFGASGSMKTFVALDMALCCAAGLPWHGVNAPLPGPVVYVAGEGSRGLSKRIQAWLVGHGQVANTIPFFVASAGVEIRDPESLNEAMSAINFLASWHGSPRLIVLDTLARCFGPGDENSTSDMSGFVARLDELRSMFGCAVLVVHHTGLSEKERARGASSWRAALDMEYRLDKRDDLRILTCTKCKDFEPPQNIAFTYEQMETGWADEETGAPITSVVLHKTDSDVSKVAKQRPLTGAKKIALDTLCQCCNPGGWTHIDEWRDACYGAGITPSSSPDTKGRTFRRAVSDLRDLDLIHVKGDFYCPSGQADKSRACPALSSCPNPDGHGHTPLGVSGCPVKGEAA